In the Halichoerus grypus chromosome 4, mHalGry1.hap1.1, whole genome shotgun sequence genome, one interval contains:
- the EVX2 gene encoding homeobox even-skipped homolog protein 2, with amino-acid sequence MMERIRKEMILMERGLHSPTAGKRFSNLSDSAGNAVLEALENSQHPARLSPRLPSAPLHGALGDLPAKGKFEIDTLFNLQHPGSESTVSSEIASAAEGRKKPGHYSEAAAEADMSSDVEVGCSALRSPGGLAAAPLKENNGKGYAESGSAAGTTTSASGSGLGSLHGGGGGGGGGGGGAALGGSGSGADQVRRYRTAFTREQIARLEKEFYRENYVSRPRRCELAAALNLPETTIKVWFQNRRMKDKRQRLAMSWPHPADPSFYTYMMTHAAATGSLPYPFHSHVPLHYYPHVGVTAAAAAAAASGAAAAASSPFATSIRPLDTFRALSHPYSRPELLCSFRHPGLYQTPAAAAGLNSAASAAAAAAAAAAAASSAAAAGAPPSGGSAPCSCLSCHSSQSAAAAAAAAAAALGSRGGGGGGGGGGGGGGAGAAGGSDFGCSAAAPRSESGFLPYSAAVLSKTAVSPPDQRDEAPLTR; translated from the exons ATGatggaaagaataagaaaagagatGATTCTGATGGAGAGAGGGCTGCACAGCCCCACGGCCGGCAAGCGGTTCTCCAATTTGTCCGATTCGGCTGGCAATGCTGTGCTCGAGGCCCTGGAAAATTCGCAGCACCCGGCTCGCCTCAGCCCGCGCCTGCCGTCCGCCCCCCTGCACGGCGCTCTGGGAGACCTCCCTGCCAAGGGCAAATTCGAAATAGACACTTTGTTCAACCTGCAGCACCCGGGCAGCGAAAGCACCGTCTCCTCCGAAATTGCCTCCGCCGCCGAAGGCCGTAAAAAGCCGGGTCATTATTCAGAGGCGGCCGCCGAGGCGGACATGAGCAGCGACGTGGAGGTGGGCTGCTCCGCGCTGCGCTCCCCTGGCGGCCTTGCTGCCGCGCCGCTCAAGGAAAACAATGGCAAAG GGTACGCGGAGAGCGGCTCTGCCGCGGGCACCACGACGTCTGCGTCGGGCTCTGGCCTTGGCAGCCTGCATggaggtggcggcggcggcggcggcggcggcgggggcgcggcgCTGGGCGGCTCCGGCTCGGGCGCGGATCAGGTGCGGCGCTACCGCACGGCGTTCACCCGCGAACAGATCGCGCGCCTGGAGAAGGAGTTCTACAGGGAGAACTATGTGTCGCGGCCCCGCCGGTGTGAGCTGGCCGCTGCGCTCAACCTGCCTGAAACCACCATCAAG GTGTGGTTCCAGAACCGGCGCATGAAGGACAAGCGGCAGCGCCTGGCTATGTCGTGGCCGCACCCCGCCGACCCCAGCTTCTACACCTACATGATGACGCACGCGGCCGCCACCGGAAGCCTGCCCTACCCCTTCCACTCGCACGTGCCGCTGCACTACTACCCGCACGTGGGTGTCACGGCTGCGGCCGCCGCGGCTGCGGCCTCCGGCGCAGCGGCCGCGGCCTCGTCGCCCTTCGCCACTTCCATCCGCCCGCTGGACACCTTCCGTGCCCTCTCGCACCCCTACTCGAGGCCGGAGCTGCTGTGCAGCTTCCGCCACCCGGGCCTCTACCAGACGCCAGCGGCCGCCGCGGGGCTCAACAGCGCGGCCTCGGCCGCGGCGGCTGCAGCAGCTGCAGCGGCTGCGGCCTCCTCGGCCGCGGCGGCCGGGGCGCCCCCCAGCGGCGGCTCCGCGCCCTGCTCGTGCCTCAGTTGCCACAGCAGTCAATCCGCCGCGGCGGCCGCAGCAGCAGCCGCTGCGGCCCTGGGCTCCCGCGGTGgtggcgggggcggcggcggcggcgggggcgggggcggcgcgggGGCCGCGGGGGGCTCGGACTTCGGCTGCAGCGCCGCGGCGCCTCGCTCCGAGAGCGGCTTCCTGCCCTACTCAGCGGCTGTGCTTAGCAAGACCGCCGTGAGCCCGCCGGACCAGAGGGACGAGGCGCCGCTCACCAGATAA